In Pseudophryne corroboree isolate aPseCor3 chromosome 3, aPseCor3.hap2, whole genome shotgun sequence, a genomic segment contains:
- the LOC135056204 gene encoding urotensin-2 receptor-like encodes MESNFSGPGNFSNLDVRSYSMEELIITSTFCTILSLMYVAGMAGNVYTLVVMCHSMRYAASMYISIINLALADLLYLSSIPFIVCTSFVKDWYFGDIGCRILLSLDLFTMHASIFTLTVMCTERYVAVTKPLDTVRRSKGYRKSIAIAVWVLSFLLTLPMMIMMTLREGEGKGVKRMCAPTWSEDAYRIYLTVLFSTSIMAPGIVIGYLYTRLARTYLESQRNPIHKKENKRSPKQKVLIMIFSIVLVFWACFLPFWIWQLVRLYDVSPQLSSQTQKCINYLVTCLTYSNSCINPFLYTLLTKNYREYLKNRHKKFYRFTSSFRKRGSNLQCSSWGRSMSSSNHYDCVSESMGMGCVRDSK; translated from the coding sequence ATGGAGTCCAACTTCTCCGGCCCGGGGAACTTTTCCAATCTGGACGTTAGAAGCTACAGCATGGAAGAGCTTATTATCACTTCCACATTTTGCACGATCCTGTCTTTAATGTATGTGGCTGGAATGGCAGGGAATGTATACACCTTGGTGGTAATGTGTCACTCCATGAGGTATGCTGCTTCTATGTATATCTCCATCATAAATTTAGCCCTAGCGGATCTCCTCTACCTGTCCAGCATTCCTTTCATTGTCTGCACTTCTTTTGTAAAAGACTGGTACTTTGGAGATATTGGGTGCCGGATATTGCTCAGTTTGGACCTCTTCACAATGCATGCCAGCATTTTTACCCTGACTGTCATGTGTACTGAAAGGTACGTGGCAGTCACCAAACCTCTGGACACTGTCCGAAGGTCTAAGGGCTACCGAAAGTCCATAGCTATCGCCGTGTGGGTACTGTCTTTTTTACTCACCTTGCCAATGATGATCATGATGACCCTGAGAGAGGGAGAGGGCAAAGGGGTGAAGAGAATGTGCGCCCCAACTTGGAGTGAGGATGCCTACAGGATCTACTTAACAGTACTTTTTAGTACTAGCATCATGGCACCAGGTATAGTTATTGGGTACCTCTATACCAGGTTGGCTAGGACCTACCTAGAATCCCAGAGAAATCCCATCCATAAGAAGGAGAACAAGAGGTCACCTAAACAGAAGGTGCTAATTATGATCTTCAGTATCGTTCTCGTCTTCTGGGCATGCTTCCTGCCTTTCTGGATCTGGCAGCTGGTCAGACTTTATGATGTGTCCCCCCAGCTTTCCTCTCAAACCCAAAAGTGTATTAACTATCTAGTCACCTGCCTGACCTACAGCAACAGTTGTATAAACCCCTTCCTGTACACACTGCTCACAAAGAACTACAGGGAATATCTGAAAAACAGGCACAAGAAGTTTTACCGCTTCACATCCTCTTTCAGGAAGAGGGGTTCCAACCTACAGTGCTCTTCCTGGGGTCGCTCTATGTCCTCCAGCAATCACTATGATTGTGTGTCAGAGTCTATGGGCATGGGATGTGTGAGGGACAGCAAGTGA